Genomic segment of Xenopus laevis strain J_2021 chromosome 4S, Xenopus_laevis_v10.1, whole genome shotgun sequence:
CCCGCGCACTCTGATACCAATCCTGCTGCCCATTTCCCATCCCGCCCTGCCCAGCCCACTCCCTGTCCCGACTCTGCCCACTCCCGACCCCACTTGTGTCCCCTTCCTCGACGCAGGTAGAAaacggctggggaggaggggtctgctttctctatagttacaccacttctAGGTATCCTTCCTACTTTTCCGAGCAGAACTTCCTTTAGTATTTAATGGCATACTGAAACGTTACTATTTAAGTGCTTCTCTTCACTGAATGGGATTTTTGACATGTAACATGTGCAGACAATTTAGCGCAACCACAGCTGCACTTTCTACATGAtattcaggggccgattcactaagggtcgaatatcgagggttaattaaccctcgatattcgactaggaactaaaatccttcgacttcgaatatcgggaggcagttcggggaaattagtcgcccgtagaagggcgattaaatctccccgagtcTGAGCGTGTGTCACTTCCCTTTGAACTTACATTTGTAATGTTTTCTCTCTCCCTTTTAAACAGGGAATTCGCATAATGGAGTCTGCACATCAGACGAAACGAAgctcttaaaaaataatttattagaagTTTCCCGCAATGCCGTCTGCACTTCAGATGAAATAATGTATATGAAAAGGAATATATTAGGGGATTCCCAGAAAGCAATCTGCACATCCAATGAAAGGACGTGTATGAAAAGGAATACAGTTGGGGATTCCTACAGTTTAATGAACACATCAGAGGAAATGATGCGCATCAAGAGCAAATTATCAGATCCCCGCAGCACATCAAAGGAAGTGATGTATATGAAGAATAATATATTGGGAGGCTACACGAGTGCAGTTTGCAAATCAGCAGAAGGGATGCATATGAAAAGGGATATTGTATCAAATTCCCACAATGCAATACACCCGTCCGATAACATGGTGTTTGGAAATAGTCGCTTTTGCACAGAGTTTCAGGGCAGACACTACGGAATTCCATCTAATGAACCAAAGCCGTTTGGAAAAGTCATTCTTACTCCCATTTCAATACCGTGCCCACGGGGCTACAAAACGCAGGATCTGCGTGACCACTTTGTCACTGGGAGCAACGGGAGCGTATCCTACATTGAGTCCATAGTGAATGACCACCAGGCAAAACTCAAAGATGAAAAACCTTATAAACTTGAAGTTAGGAGACAACTGTCCCCCAAATGCACAGCTTCCGAGGAAAAGCCCCATAAATGTAACGTTTGCGGAAAGCAGTTCCCCACACTTTCTAAGGCTTCTTCCCATTCGAGAATTCACAACAAGCCATTTGTGTGCCCTGAATGCGGCAAAGGCTTTCCTTTTAGGTCCAACCTAAATAAACACATTAGGACTCACGCAAAGGTAACCCAACATGCCTGCCCTGAATGCGGCAAATACTTTGACAAAAGAACATTGCTGGAGAAACACTTCACAAGCCACACCCTAGAGAAGCCATATGTGTGCCCGGAATGTGGCAAATGCTTTTCTCAGAGGTCGTGCATGGAAACGCACTACCGAATTCATACAAAAGAGAAACCGTATTCTTGCCGGGAATGCGGCAAATGTTTTGCTCAGAGGGGACATCGCAACATGCACCAAAGaattcacacgggggagaaaccatttccttgccctgagtgtgggaaatgcttttctcaAAAGATACTCCTAGATGTCCACTACAGAGTCCACTCAGGAGAGAAACCCTACTCCTGCCCTGAGTGTGGCAAATCCTTAACAACAAGGGCTAATATGGAGGCACATCTGAAAACCCATTGTGGTTTGGATCCATGTGACCCCTAAAAGTGGAGATAGTTTCTTATGTTTTCGTTTTGTAAGCCAGCTGATAGCACATGCTGGAAAGGTGGATATTTGGGgtcaaatttatcaaaaattgttGTGTTTAGTCATCTCGTATAATATGGCATCATCTACAATTCGCCGATCACCTCGAATGTCCGTGAGGTTTAATAAGTAATTTCTCAAATGGGTTAAACTCAATCAAGTAAATTATATTTGGAAATCTGCTGTACTTTTCTCTAATTCCATCATAACTTGTTGGCCAAAGTCAAGTATTAGCTCAAAAACAGCTTGAATatctacattttcaaaaacaattcaAATCTAACATTTCCCATGGTTTCAGTTGTATCTCAATAGATCTGAGCTGGAAAGATGAAACTTCATGATCTCATAAGTCTGAAAA
This window contains:
- the znf81.S gene encoding zinc finger protein 484 isoform X2, whose translation is MQHLLNPIILNTMNKDKKQMTEKILNHALGIIFLLTGEEYIIVKKNYPHSSIQLLTGEVPIKCGDVAVYFSMEEWEYLEGHKKLYKDVGTEEQKSSEVPAQQNSDLCDKNQKIVATNHVDKMEEDGNPVQQGPVASDTGPAYTQNKAPDNVLIAKEEKEEINDLNRNQPGVHSSFDKGNSHNGVCTSDETKLLKNNLLEVSRNAVCTSDEIMYMKRNILGDSQKAICTSNERTCMKRNTVGDSYSLMNTSEEMMRIKSKLSDPRSTSKEVMYMKNNILGGYTSAVCKSAEGMHMKRDIVSNSHNAIHPSDNMVFGNSRFCTEFQGRHYGIPSNEPKPFGKVILTPISIPCPRGYKTQDLRDHFVTGSNGSVSYIESIVNDHQAKLKDEKPYKLEVRRQLSPKCTASEEKPHKCNVCGKQFPTLSKASSHSRIHNKPFVCPECGKGFPFRSNLNKHIRTHAKVTQHACPECGKYFDKRTLLEKHFTSHTLEKPYVCPECGKCFSQRSCMETHYRIHTKEKPYSCRECGKCFAQRGHRNMHQRIHTGEKPFPCPECGKCFSQKILLDVHYRVHSGEKPYSCPECGKSLTTRANMEAHLKTHCGLDPCDP
- the znf81.S gene encoding zinc finger protein 484 isoform X1, which gives rise to MILCWRLLPFQWVTLMQHLLNPIILNTMNKDKKQMTEKILNHALGIIFLLTGEEYIIVKKNYPHSSIQLLTGEVPIKCGDVAVYFSMEEWEYLEGHKKLYKDVGTEEQKSSEVPAQQNSDLCDKNQKIVATNHVDKMEEDGNPVQQGPVASDTGPAYTQNKAPDNVLIAKEEKEEINDLNRNQPGVHSSFDKGNSHNGVCTSDETKLLKNNLLEVSRNAVCTSDEIMYMKRNILGDSQKAICTSNERTCMKRNTVGDSYSLMNTSEEMMRIKSKLSDPRSTSKEVMYMKNNILGGYTSAVCKSAEGMHMKRDIVSNSHNAIHPSDNMVFGNSRFCTEFQGRHYGIPSNEPKPFGKVILTPISIPCPRGYKTQDLRDHFVTGSNGSVSYIESIVNDHQAKLKDEKPYKLEVRRQLSPKCTASEEKPHKCNVCGKQFPTLSKASSHSRIHNKPFVCPECGKGFPFRSNLNKHIRTHAKVTQHACPECGKYFDKRTLLEKHFTSHTLEKPYVCPECGKCFSQRSCMETHYRIHTKEKPYSCRECGKCFAQRGHRNMHQRIHTGEKPFPCPECGKCFSQKILLDVHYRVHSGEKPYSCPECGKSLTTRANMEAHLKTHCGLDPCDP